The segment TCACAAACACGCACGTTGTCGAAGTCCACAGCTAGGCGAACGTCTGATCTCCACCTCCAGTGTCACCAGGTAGATGGTTGCCAAGCTCTAGCACGCAACATGCACAACAAAGAACATAGATTATTCACGACCACGGCTGGAGGGGAAGACGCGGCGAACGGCACCCACAGCACCGCGCGTGGTTGGGTCGACAGGGCAAGTCCTGCGGCGGTAGGGGCGTGGGGCAGAGCTACGGATGGTGGCAGCCATGGAACAAATCGAGGGGCAGGGGATAGATCTACAGCTCACCTCCTAGCCACCATCACGACCACTATTGTGGGCACTGCGCCTCCTCGCCGGATTTATGGAGGGCGAGTGCCTGGCTGCTTTCTCTTTGGCCGAGGCACCTCCTCACTGGATCTGATGAAGGGGCGCACCTCCATGGCGGTAGTTTCTTGGCAGCGAAATTAAACGGGCAGCTAGAGCAGGGCAGGTTGGGCGTGGCCGAATCCGTGTGCAAGGGTGGGGCTGAGCTATTGCGTCGGGGGCGGCCATGGGCATGGGTGGAGTAGGCAGATCGCAGACATGGGTGGTTGTTTTCTCGATTTTTTTTCTGTAGAGGATGAGCGCAGGCGACGGGAGAGAGAACGAGATAAAGGTGCGTGTGGACAAGGGGAAACCGTCGGAGGCGAAGGAGCGGGGCCGGGGGATTACCGCAGGGGGGGCGATAACCACCGAAGACGATGACCTTcgggtctttttagttgtagagattaaacaaggccctactttGCTGGCGCTGCATAGTTTTTCTCCTTCCCGTGCGTTGTGTGCTTGCTGCTGCTAGTATCTGCCACCGCTCTGCGCCTCTGCCCCAGGAGCTGAACGGATGGGAGGGCTATGGGGCCCATGCTACATGGTACTAACAATTCTTGTCTGCTAGCTGCCTGCTGCTGAGTACTTGTAAACAATCAATGAAATACAAATCAGAATAAAATATAAGTTCATGTATAGCTAATACAAATGTGTAAACTCGTCCATCACAATAAAATGTCTTATacgtttttttttcaatttgcCAAGTCTAAAATAGCAAATTTTTGAAGATGGACTCTTTTTTTACTTCCCATATTGTTTTAAGAGTTGCCAAATTATAagatttgccaaataaaatataacaaactcttggagatgcctaTCACGCACGCGAGCCTAGCCCAGCACGATGAGCACGACCTTTTAAACAAGCCGAGTCGGGCCAAGGCCCACCAAATACTAGGAAAGTAGTAGGACAAATTTGTATACATAATTATCTTAAAATCTCTTCTAACATTCCTTGATGCGAAGATCATCTATTcgttttttcttctttcttttatAATTGTCAAAAGGATTTTTTTATGACATGGTACTATTAAAAAATAGAGAAACAATTAGTAACTACAACGGGCCACTAacgagccttccttcttttatCAGGCTGTGCCATACCAGCCCACGGGACTAGGGTGTGGCCCAGGCATGGCTTGCTCCTCTGGGTCGTGCCAGCCCGGAACCGCTAGTTATCGGGCTAAGCCGTGCTTGGGCCCGGCCAAAATATAGGACCTCATGCTGGGCTCACGGGGCCGGACTGCATGCCCATATATACCTGGTCTTGTCGTCGTCGCAACGGCCACAAGATCGAGTTGTCCGTGTGCCCTAGCGTTTTCCTTTGCTTCACAGGCCTGTCGGGCCAGTTCTACCAATGGCCCGCCGTAGTTTTTGGTTTTCGTCCCAAAACGTTTTCGGGCCCAATTAATCATATATACAGGATAGTGGgtgtagactaactagggttaaaaaattcgtcttgtaaattatagacaaaatatataatagttttttaatctatatatatttaatgctttatgcatacatctaaagatttgatgtgataaaaaattttataaacttttgaaattttaggtatatctaaacaagaccttagcatAGAGTAGCTCTAGAAGGTATGATGGTATAATAGCACaaaaaaatacaaacaaaaaactATGCGGGCCTAGGATAAAAAAGCTGTCGTTCTCTTAAATGAGTATTTATACATAGAGGATTTAATTATAATACAAACTGATATTAAATGAGTATATAAATATACTTAAACTAATAAATAAATATCCATATAGGGTCCAACTATGTTTGCTACTACTATATAAACTTGATAAttacaaaaaaatataaatggtgaacttataatttgggtcaTCGTGTGGCTCTGTTCGCTTGTTTATTGATTATATTTTTATGTTAAATTTatagagatatagatatatatgaTATTGTTTCCAATATATCCAGTCAAacttaaaagtttgacttctaaAAATGAGATGAGTGTGTATATGTATACTAAATAAATGATTTTTTTACTTATATATACTagcatataataattagtaGGCATGCATCAAAGCTGTTGTATACTATCAAAGCTAGCTATTGCCTATAGCTACTGTAGCAGCTCTAAGCAAGGTCTTgtgtagatccaaaaagtttttagattttaacacgGTAGCACATTCGTTTTTATTggacaaaaattgtccaattatggagtaactaagcttaaaagattcgtctcatgatttacaggcaaagtgtgcaattaatttttgtttttatttatatttaatgctccgtaCATATGCGGTAAGATTCGATGTagcagggaatcttgaaaagtttttaatttttggggtgaactaaacaaagcccaagTAGTCCTATCACGCATTAACTAGTAGCTTTCCTACTTCTACTTGCACATAgcctaggctttgtttagttcctgaaatattttacaaaatggtcaAATTTcctgttacatcgaatcttatggcatatgcatggagcattaaaatacatataaaaaataactaattacacaatttgtatgtaatttgtaagatgaGTCTAGTCAATAACTGGACAatcattactaaatacaaacaaaaaacttttcatccCCTGAGCCTAATTAGTCGTTGTCTATTCTCCAATATTCAAACCCTAAGCTGAGAAGTCAGGAGCACTCACCAGTCCAAAGGCCACCAGAGGGAAGGGAGCAGGGCGGTGCACGACGAACAGGACCTGGAGTCCTAGACGGCCACTCGTCGGCAAGGCCAGCTGGATGCCAGCGTTGGCAGACCTGCACCAGTGCCCAGGTCCATGGACGCGAAGGTGGTGCGGGCGCCCGGCGCCCGGCGTGCGGGAATCCGGCGCAGTGGTGCCGGTCAGCCGGTTGGGGCGGGGGCAGGTCCTCTGCCTCGCGGCTTGCTCGGTCACGCTCACGCAGACGGGTCAAGTCACTCGAACCCTGGCCGTTGGGCGCAGGCGTGGGAAGTGACGGAGAGGGATGGCGCGTATGGTGAGAGATGGGCAGGCTGACGACCATACAAGCAATTTTGTACGTTAGATTTGAGTGAGTAAGGAGAGAGAATATTAAAAAGTAATCTGGATGGTTGATTTTTATAGAGTCATTTTGTTGGGTTCAATTTTTTGGGTGGATGGAAGGAGAACTTCTCAGTGGGGGGACATTTTTTTGTATGGATGTAGAAAAGAAAATATTGGTACATCAGTAGGATAGATAGATGTGTGTCATGGCCAGGTTCACCTCATTTAGCAAGAATTGTATGACTCGTTGATAGGAATAGTTCTTGTGATCTGAATATAACACTTCATCCATCTCAAAATAtttattattctttggtttaGGATATATTAGTGCCTAATAAAAACTACTCATGTATTCCTATTTATGAAAGCTGATCCAAACTATCGAAATAAGGCACTCACTAAAAGAAAATCATGGAGGTATGCAGGCTTTAATCTCACTCGGATATAAGTCTAAAACTTTAAGTTTTTTTAAACAACTAAAACTTCAAGTTTTATTGGACTCGCTGGAGTATCATACTCTAACATGACGAGTATCCACCCAATCGATCTTTACATGCATATATAAAATCAAATAAGACAATGCATTTGCTCGTAGGCATAAATGAAGCAAATTGATCTTCATATGCATCAAATGGAGAACATAGCTAGTATATACCTGGTCCGAGTCACTGTGTGGTCGCTGCATAGCTGCTCTGCTCCGCTGTGTCACTTGACCTGTGTTCATCTACTTGAGTCTGCGTTGAACCAGAAAGGAGACATCAGTACTAAAATAGGACTGGGATGCTAAAGCAGAACGCAACATACAGAACTGGCAGTAGCTCATCCCCGTCGTCGAGTAGAGCGAGGGTACTGGGGTTTGCGCCAAGATTGCCGGAGCTGCGCTGTACACGTATCCATCCTTAAGAACCGTGGCGAATAGATAAGGACAAACACCTAGGGTTTTGTCGACCACAGACTGGTGTGAGGAAGCTGCGTCATGGGACACCCTACCACCGTGCACCGTTGCGTGTGGTAGGATCCACGTGCCCCACAATCGCCAGTGGCTGGATCCACTCAGTGGTAGCCAGATTCGTGTCCCCACCGTTGCTCGTGACTGCATCTGCACTGTCATCGCCTTCGGTGGTCGGATCtatcgctggtggatggttGGAGGTTGGATCTAGTGGTTGACGTACGGGGAAAGGGAGGGAACGTCATGCTTGGAGGAGAGGGAGGGGTCCTTGTGTCATGTTGGGAGGAGAGGTGCGGCCGCCGTGATCCGCCGCCCTAGATCCACTGGGGGGTGCTGGCACTATAGATCTGTTGTGGACGGTCGCCTTGTGCGCGACGGCTACCGGTGCGAGCAGCCCCACACGCCATCGTCGTCGTGTGAGCCTCCCCGCACACCATGCTACATGTGGTGGCCGCCCCACGGGCCCGCCAAATGGGGCTGGCCATGCGCCACTgtgggggagagggagaggtgtGGGCGCTGCCGTCCgtgggggagagggagaggagggggAGACGGAGGGGTGCGCGCGCTGTGGGGAACGTCGCTGTTGTGAGGGAGGAAGGAAAGGGGGTAGACTCGGTTATGAGAATGAACTGAGAAAAACCCTAGAGTTCGGTTTATATATGAGCCCAATATGACATTTCCTAGGCTCCTAGCTAGGCCACTATTTTTGGAGACGAGCCTTATAGTATGTCCACCTCCAAAAATAGATTAGTAGAGGCACGGTTAATATCAATTAACTGAGACGTATGTTAGACAGTTGTGTTAGGACAACTGCCTCAGTTAATCAATATTAACCGAGGTGACTGTGTTAGGTTGTTCGCCTGAGTTAAtgcttaaccgaggcggttaatGAGCCGGCCCGACGATGAATAACTGAGGCGGCAACTGGCCCAGCCACCTccgagaccattttccaaacagCTTGTAAAAGTTTTTATGTAGCAACGCATGCTCTGCGTTGTTGCAAAGATCCGATCATTTGCTCCTCCAACAATGAGAGATTAGAGACAAATGAGCTCACAAAAGGCGAACGTTGATAATGGGCTCGTGAAAATTTTTTCATGCATTGCCTTCTTTTCTTTCAATCTTTTTCCGATTCGAATTTCATTGCCTTCTTGTGTGCATACCAGCTTGTCCATAGCGTGACTAGCACGCAAATGTGCCCATCGCATGCTTCAGTGAACCTATTATTAATAAGAAAATCCAACCTCTTGCATCAGGGTCATGAACACAGAGAACATGTTCAAGCTCTGGCGATTGACAACGAGAAAACAGAAAGAATTCTCCGCCGGACTGGACCCTGATGATCGAGGTGAGGGAGAGAGAAGTTTGGGCCCCCAAGCTAATAGGCCCCGAACTCTTGGGCCTGGGCCAGACTGTCACATTTCACATTGCGTGCTCGCACCGCGGCGGCGCAGACGACAACACACCGGCAGCGAACGAAACCAAAGCCATGGCGGCGGCCAACCACTGCCTCCGCCGCCTCGCCTCCGCTCTTTCCCACGGGCCCCAGCCTCCGGTTCCTCCCCGATCCCTCGTCCTCCGCTTCGCGCTCTCCAGCTCCGCCCCTTCCACGGGCCCGCCGATGGCGTCGACGGAGGCCGCTGGGAAGGGGGAGGGAGAGGAAGCGGCGGAAGCCAAGGTCGCTGACGTCGACACCGAAGcggggaaggaggaggaggacgaagacgacggcggcggcggcgtgcacGTGAACAAGGCAACCGGCGAGATTGGAGGCCCGCGGGGGCCCGAGCCCACGAGGTACGGCGACTGGGAGCGCGGTGGCCGCTGCTCCGATTTCTAGGTGAGACCGTGAGCAGGAAACCTAGCTGTGATCATGTGTGCTGTTGGATTTGTTCTGTGCAAAAACGGTGTTAAAATTGCGTGTTATGCTTTTGTCTTCTGGCATAAACAGAGTTGACAGTACTCGATTCAGAATGTTAAGAGCATCTCCATGGTTTTTTGCTCGCATGCCTTGATTTTGCATCTCATGCAGCTAGAGTGGACAGGTGCTCTTATTAGGTTGCCTGATCTTGGTTATGACTGTAAGTTCAGCAAACGTAATAAAAACAATGGAATGCAGCGCACATCATTGTGACTTCTTGAATTTCACACTAGCAAAGTATGAAAGATCCTTCTTCCCTGGTTTAGTACAGGTCCGCAGCTCATAACTTGCCCCCATTTGGAGTTGCAAAGTGGATGCTGTCGAattgcatcctctgattttgatTGGTGTCTTTGTTTTTTGTGGATTGATTTCACAGAGACAGAGCTCATGTTGACATGGCAGGAATTGAGCTCTGTTAAATTGTCTGCACACCATGTAACATGTAATCGATTCAGATTCAGTGAAAGACAATGAGTTCAGTGTTTGCTGTTTTACATATCTTCATCTGCCTCTTTGTTACACTATAATAtgttgggtaatatttctttttttctttagtTGATGTGCAAATCAGCAAATCTTTCAGCAAGACTACCATATAATTCAGTATCGATGCAGAAATTATGACATGGGCAACAAGCAACATACTGGGAAGAGGATTTTCTTGTTGAAAGGATTGAGATAGAAGGCACATGTGCACACTATCCCTAGTAGCCAGTATTTAATTGCCTGAGCCGGTCTTCACTCATGGGCAAGTTGTATGTTGAACTATCTAGAGCCACGAAAAAGTTGTCGCCATCCCAGCGgatgaaaaaaaaagatcatTATTTTGTCTATAGAGGTTCTTGATAAGCACAATCCTTAATGATGATCAAGTTTCATAGATAGTTCAATGATAAAACCAGCACTCCAGCAGAAATTGATGCTTATTTATCTCCATATAGCTCAAACCAGCAATGATGCTAGGATCAGGTAAATTGTAGTGTCTGGTGATCTTAAAACATTATGTTTTTGTCATGCTTCTcttctcttaggccttgtttgaggTAGAAacgaacaaggccttattgttGTTCAAATTCCGTGGCAACAACTATTGCATACAAAGACAAGAGGATCGATCGAGATGAAATAGGCAAGGTCCATTGCTGTTGCATGATGCAGACTCTCTGgccgagcatctccaacaatttggtatttcaacatactatcctaccaaatttgctaaaagcataaaaatcctcctccaacaactctttatctcaacttgctaaatttttcaagttgctatccagaggtttctactgccgagatttgtcaagttgctatcccgagcgcaacttgttggagacacatatattcttttaccaagtgagtgGGTCCAatctgtcatcctctatttttaccaagtgagaatagcaacttattagagacacatctttttttttttgctaaacaaattagcaacttgctataactcaagatttgacaagtgaattttaccaagttgttggagatgctctaatgcgGTTCTACAAAGAATCCAAACAGTGCCCAAGTAAGAAATGCATGTAACATTGAGCGAAGGCATTAAATCCTAGTCATCAAAATGCCTCTCTGTCGTTGGAAAGCGGCACGCTCGAACCTCGGCATCAGGAACTTGGGAGCTCTGTACTCTGATGCGCTGAATCTGATATTCGGCAAAAGAATCAACTACTACTGTATGTGAGTAAAATGGTAGCAATTTTTTTCCAACGGAATCGGAGTAGAATAGATGGCACGGGGTGAAAGCAAATGAGCGTGGTGACGAGATTGATGACCAGGAGACAACAAATTCTTATCAGCCAAGACCTAAAGATAAAGTACGGAGTACTAGCAAGAAGCAAATCTCTCCATCCAATCCGCGAACCGTTGTCCTCATGGCTGAATCACCCTCATCCTCCTCGTCATCTTCATATTGTTTTCGACTCTTCGTACAATAGAGCGCAGCGAGCTCAGAGCCATTGCCTCCTCCTCCGTGCCGCAATTTCTcaccggtgccggtgccgccgCCTCACCTTCGCTGGGCGCCTTCGCCTCGTCCAAACTTGTAAAATAAACattgtagtattttcatttgtattgga is part of the Sorghum bicolor cultivar BTx623 chromosome 10, Sorghum_bicolor_NCBIv3, whole genome shotgun sequence genome and harbors:
- the LOC8071345 gene encoding succinate dehydrogenase assembly factor 4, mitochondrial, yielding MAAANHCLRRLASALSHGPQPPVPPRSLVLRFALSSSAPSTGPPMASTEAAGKGEGEEAAEAKVADVDTEAGKEEEDEDDGGGGVHVNKATGEIGGPRGPEPTRYGDWERGGRCSDF